The nucleotide window GGATTCTCATGCCATAACTATTGCTTGCTCGTTTACGGGCAATACGCAAAAATGACCTGAAAAACAACATGAAATTGTATATGGTTGCCATCCCACTTTCACTTCATCGGTTAAATAGAAATTTCCTCCTGTAGCCAACCGAATTTCCATGTATGCTTAAGCAAATTTTACCATGCAAGATATGGTTGGGCAGAAATTGTTATTGGTAGGGCGAAAGTGGATACAACCACCAATTTTGATGCTTTTATTTTGTTGGCATTCATACTTCTCTATCATCAGTCAGTAACTACATTAATTCCTCCACATGACTCGACGGCGATGGTGTAAGGAGATGacaatgaaaaatatgaagagGATAAGGTTTGGTGTTACTAGCAATGAACGGAAGCGAATATTGATTTAATGTCAATAGCTTCTTCTAGTTACCTAACCAGTAGTATGTTACTACTTCACATTCCAAAATGAATGTACGATATGTGCTTTTAAAGCTGGACACATCACTTGAGGTAGTTGTGTTGGATGTGAACATCAATATTAATGATATGTGTGTGAGAAAGCAAATCGACATGTTACTTCAGGAAGGACTTAATTAAATGGTGCATAATTGGTTGTCAGGCTTGATAGATGCATGACTAATTAGGTCTTCAGAAGTAGAAAATGAGCCAATTAAATCAAGAGGCTCATATAAAAAGTGACTTGATCTACATTACACATTTGATATCCAAAAATTCTTCTTTAAAATAGCAATACCTATTTCAACTTAGTCATCCTATTTTGAAGAATTAATCAATCTTGCGTAAACCAATACAGAGAAGAGATAAAGTAAGGAGATCTCTATCtagtaaaaaaaattgcaagCCAGCATTGTTGTTCACAAtgctaaaattaattaaatcaaagaTAAGTTACAGGGTTTCATATTCTTGAATAAATACTCATGCAAAATATATACTGAATCATTGAGTTGAAACTTTGAGTGAATGACATAACTTTAACTGATATGTATATTTCGAACTACAAATGTTCTCATTTTCTATGCATATCGTGGACTAATTAACATCTACATGTCGTATTAATTATTCATGATGTTAAACATGAGGCAGTGTGAAAAAGCTGCAGCTTTAATTGCATTCTAGGTTTTGATTTACTGGTGAACTTGTGCAATAGCAGTGCAAGTTGGTTGACATTTACCTTTCAAAGCAAGAGAACAGGACATGGATTCATAAATCCCCTTAATGGCATTTCCATTACAAGACCAACCCGTTCTCCAACATTGCTATCAAAAAGCCAAAAATGCATGACGTGAGAACCCAAATTTTTCtcaaagaaaattttagacGTTTAAAACTACACTTCCCAACAAAACTTACATTAATTTTGTTATTAATTAATCCCATCATATTCTATAGCTCAACGAACCGCAAACGAAAATAGCATGGATGCTTGGACCCAACCTCGACCAAACCGTCGGCGATCTACCGAGTCTGGACCGGCCGGGAAACGCGAGTCGAGAGCGACCGCGGGAGAACGGGCCTCTCCTGGCCTGGGGTTCCGCCTGCCAGCTTGGCCGCAAATCCGGAGACCCGGTCCGGGTCGACCGTAAAAACCGACGCCCCGGCCCGGCTCCACACCGGGCCGCACCGGACCGGGTTTGGCGCGACGCTGATCGCCTTCTCGCACCGGCAGCGGAGCAAACCCCCACCTCCGCCGCCCCGCCGCTTGGCTTCGCCGGCGGCCATCGCCGTGGCGAAGCGGTCGTGCTCCGCCTGGATGAAGCTGAGCTCCTCGTAGTCGGAGGTGGCACTGGAAAAGTTGGCGACGCTCGCCCGATCGAAGCCCTCCGCCGTGGTGACGCTCCACTGCACGCTCACCTCGCTCGGCGGGCAGCACTCGCTCGCCGCGATCGACGGCGTCGCCGGCTCCTCCAGGCTCCGATGGAGCTGCAGGATTCCGGCCGCGGCGGCGCCACCGCCGGACAGCCTCCTCGTATCGAGCTCATCGAGCGAGTCGCGGCGGCGGTTGACGGAGGAGGGGTACGACGTGGAGAAGCTCTCGATCTCGAACAGGTCCGAGCTCGTGTCGCTGGCCTGGTCCTCCTCGGGCGGCCGGGTCTTGGGGCTTGTCGGATAGGTGAAGCTCCGACGGTCCGCCTCGCCGGAGAAGGGCACCGTCGTTGGGGCCCGGCGCGGAAACTCCGTCGATTTCTTCAAGACCGTGGCTTCGTCTGATGGCCGGAAAACCTCGAGAGAATCCCGGGCAGGATCTTCTGGCGGGTTAGGATTCGCCGGCCGCGGGTTCAACACGGGAAAGGAGAACCCGCTGGATTCGTTGAATGCCCCATCGGAGCTGACGATCCGGTGGCCGATTTCCACCGGAAAAGGCTTCTCCCTCGAGAAGCGTTTGGAGACATGGCATGCCTCCGGATCTTCGGCCCAATTTCCGGTATTTATCTTCAGCTTCAACCCCTCCGCGATTCCCCATTCGCTCTTGATATCTTTGGGAGCCGATTTATCTCCAATGGCACCGTGACCGACCTCCCCTgttctaaatatcggatttttCGAGCGACTAACGGCGCTGCGGCTGGAATCGAATTTGGAGTGACTTGGGTTCTTGGGCGGCTCGGGGTAGTTCTCCTCGACGTCGACGGACTTCTTGCCGGAGCACGGGCAGCCCCGGCCGAAAAGCCGCCGAACGccgaaggaggaagagggggagATCCCTTTCTTCGGCTCTTTCAGGGGTAAAGATTTGACGGCGACGGCAATGGAACCGGGGGGATTGCAGAGGAGGCCACACCGGCTGTTCCAGCTGGTCTCCGACGAGGCGGTGGGAGTGGGGGTGGCGTGGAAGGAGCCGTTCCGGCCGGCGCGACCGCagacgccgccgccgccgtcgacgGAGGAAACAGACGAGTCGCGCGGGTTGGTGGAAAGGTCGCACCTTGCAGTGCCGTTGAGGATGATGGTCCGCTTGACGTCGGGGGTGCCGCTGCCATCCAGGAAGTAGCGCTCGGCGTCGAAGATACTGATCTCGGCGTCGGATGTCCGGCGGCCGAGGTGGTCGCCCGAGGCGGCGGCGGGCTTTGGGGAACCgggagggaggaaggaggagatgGGTGGCTCGCAGAGGTGGTGGGGTTTGGGAGGGAGGGATATAGAAGAGGAGGGAG belongs to Phoenix dactylifera cultivar Barhee BC4 unplaced genomic scaffold, palm_55x_up_171113_PBpolish2nd_filt_p 000693F, whole genome shotgun sequence and includes:
- the LOC120106928 gene encoding protein PHYTOCHROME KINASE SUBSTRATE 4-like, translated to MEKYRVTASFNGGLSHRPPSSSISLPPKPHHLCEPPISSFLPPGSPKPAAASGDHLGRRTSDAEISIFDAERYFLDGSGTPDVKRTIILNGTARCDLSTNPRDSSVSSVDGGGGVCGRAGRNGSFHATPTPTASSETSWNSRCGLLCNPPGSIAVAVKSLPLKEPKKGISPSSSFGVRRLFGRGCPCSGKKSVDVEENYPEPPKNPSHSKFDSSRSAVSRSKNPIFRTGEVGHGAIGDKSAPKDIKSEWGIAEGLKLKINTGNWAEDPEACHVSKRFSREKPFPVEIGHRIVSSDGAFNESSGFSFPVLNPRPANPNPPEDPARDSLEVFRPSDEATVLKKSTEFPRRAPTTVPFSGEADRRSFTYPTSPKTRPPEEDQASDTSSDLFEIESFSTSYPSSVNRRRDSLDELDTRRLSGGGAAAAGILQLHRSLEEPATPSIAASECCPPSEVSVQWSVTTAEGFDRASVANFSSATSDYEELSFIQAEHDRFATAMAAGEAKRRGGGGGGLLRCRCEKAISVAPNPVRCGPVWSRAGASVFTVDPDRVSGFAAKLAGGTPGQERPVLPRSLSTRVSRPVQTR